The genomic region TTCATCCGGAAGTGACCCACACCCATCAGGGCATGCGCATACTCGAACGCTTTGTTCGCGACATCTGCGGCTGCGAAAAGAACTGGACTTCCAGCAATATCATCGAAGAAGCGGTTAGAAATATCCGTGCCCAGGTCGGCAGTGATGAAGTGATTCTCGGCTTGTCCGGCGGTGTCGATTCTTCTGTTGTGGCGGTGTTGTTGCATCAAGCCATTGGCAAACAGCTGACTTGCGTATTCGTCGATCACGGTCTGCTGCGTTTGCACGAAGGCGATCAGGTCATGGCGATGTTTGCTGAACACCTCGGCATCAAAGTCATTCGCGTTGATGCCGAAGATCGTTTTCTGTCGGCGCTTGCGGGCGTTGCCGATCCGGAACAAAAACGCAAAATCATCGGCAAGTTGTTTGTCGATGTCTTCCAGGAAGAATCACAGAAACTGACCAGCGCCAAATGGCTGGCGCAAGGCACCATTTATCCGGATGTGATCGAATCGGCCGGCGCCAAAAGCGGCAAGGCGCATGTGATCAAATCACACCACAACGTCGGTGGCCTGCCGAAAGACATGAAAATGCAGTTGGTTGAGCCGCTGCGCGAATTGTTCAAAGACGAAGTGCGCAAAATCGGTTTGGAACTCGGCTTGCCTTACAACATGCTCTACCGCCATCCGTTCCCGGGACCGGGTCTGGGCGTGCGCGTGCTCGGTGAAGTGAAAAAAGAATACTGCGATCTGCTGCGTAAAGCCGATGCCATTTTCATCGACGAGCTGCGCAAAGCCGATTGGTATGACAAAACTTCACAAGCCTTTGCCGTGTTCCTGCCAGTTAAATCCGTCGGTGTCATGGGCGACGGCCGCAAATACGATTACGTTGTCGCCATTCGTGCCGTGCAAACGATCGATTTCATGACCGCGAAATGGGCGCACCTGCCTTACGAATTGCTGGAAACCATTTCCAATCGCATCATCAACGAGATCCCAGGCATTTCTCGCGTCGTTTACGATGTCTCCGGCAAGCCGCCAGCAACGATTGAGTGGGAATAAGATTTCGTCATGGCAGTCATTGATATCACGGACCGCGAAGGCAAATTGCTGGAGCCGGAGTGGTTGGCAAAAGCGGAAAGCGTGCATCGGCAATTGCGTCCGCATTTGCCGGTCGATTATGTCGGTACGATGCGAAGGGTGTTCGTTGGCGGTGGCCGTATGGCCGTTGCCGCTGAACAGCAGCAGGTGCATGGCGTCGCCGTATGGCGCTGCTATGAAAACACCGTCAACGGTTTGTTTCTGTATGTCGATGATCTGATTACCGATGAATCGCTGCGTTCACGCGGTGTCGGCAAACAATTGCTCGATCATTGTCGCGCTATCGCCCGTCATCTCGGGTGCAACGTCTTTGCGCTCGATAGCGGCACACAGCGTACCCAGGCCCACAAGTTTTATTTCCGCGAACAGATGCATATTTCGGCGTTTCACTTTATTGAAGAGCTGAAGTAAATCGGCGATGACTGACGTCGATATCGATTTGCCATTCATGCAACGCGCGCTGCAATTGGCGCGCGAGGCCGAGGCGATAGGCGAAGTGCCGGTTGGCGCGCTGCTCGTCGCCGATGGCCAGGTAATTGGCGAAGGCTATAACCAGCCAATCCGCATGAATGATCCTACCGCTCATGCCGAAATCATCGCGTTGCGCGCTGCCGCCAAGCATCGTGGTAACTACCGGCTCAATGATTGCACACTGTATGTGACCCTTGAGCCCTGTCCGATGTGTGCCGGTGCATTACTGCAGGCGCGAGTCAAACGGGTAGTGTTCGCCGCCCATGACAAACGGGCCGGGGCCGGCGGCAGTGTGTTGCAGGTGTTGCGGCATCCACAGCTCAATCATATTTGTCAGTTGACGCCGGGCGTGTTGGCCGACGAAGCGCAGCAACTGCTGACCCAGTTTTTTCAGAACAAACGTCGCTAACTGGCGCGACGGTAGTGATAGCAGCGGTTGCGCCGATTACTTAGGAAAGATGCTGAATGCAACAAATTTCCTTGATGGGTTTTGAACCGGCCAAACCTGCCACCGATCGCTTGTTTTTGGCGTTGTTTCCACCAGCGGATGTCGCGGCGAATATTTCCTCGCAATTGCATCGAGTGTGTGAGTCTTCTGGCATCAATGGTCGCGCTGTCCGCACCGAGCGGCTACATTTGACGTTGCATCACGTCGGCGATTTTCCCGGTTTACCGGCGGAAACCCTGCGCCAGGCTATCAGTGCTGGAGAGATTCTGGCAGCATCACCGGTTGAAGTCATGCTGGATAAAGTCAGCTGCTTTGACAGCAATCCGCGCAAGCCGATGCTGGTGCTGACCGGTGGCGATAATGAAGCGCTACGTGGCTTGCAACAGCAATTGCTGCGCTGCCTTGCTCGCTATCTTCCGCGTTTCAAACCATCGACGAATTTCACGCCGCATGTGACGATACTCTACGGCGATCCGGCGCAAGGCTGTATGCGTCATGCTGAACAAACCATTGAGCCCATTCGTTGGCAAGCAACTGAGTTTGTATTGGTACACAGCTTGCTCGGTAAAACCGTGCATCGCCATCTGGCGCGCTGGCCATTGCAAAACTGACTCGGTGTCAAACCGGTAAACGTATCGTTACCCGCAAGCCACCTTGATCGCGATTGGCAAAACTCAGTTTGCCGTTATGCGCTTCGATGATCTCCCGCACCAAGGCCAAGCCCAAACCGGTACCGCTGCGTTTGGTCGAATAAAACGGCACCAGAGCATTGGCCAGCACCGTGTCGCTCATACCGCTACCGCGATCGATGATATCAATACGCCAGTGATTGCCCTGGCGTTGCAGGCTGAGTTTGATTTCATCATCCGGCGAGCCAGATTCCTGGGCATTTTTCAGCAGGTTCAACAGGGCTTGCGAGAGTTGCGCCGGATCGAATGAGGCTTCACTGTCCGGCAGTTCGCCATCAAGCTGAAAGGCTGATTGTTGTTGTAATCCCGTGATAAACGCCGGCCAGCGGATACTTTCTTTTTTCGGGTTCGGCAGTTTGGCGAACTGGGCGTAACCGAGAATAAAACGTTCGAGGTGCCGTGCGCGTTCAGCGACGGTTTCAAATATCGCATCCAATCGTTGATATTGCTGCCGGCGCACCAGTTCTTGGCCGGAGTGGGCGAGTGATGCGATCGGCGCCAAGGCATTGTTCAGTTCATGACTGATCACGCGTATGACCTTTTTCCAGGTTTGCACTTCCTGACGACGCAACTCAGCGGTCAACTGGCGAATCAAGATCAGCGTATGGGGGCGACCATTCAATTGAAAGGCGCGCTGGCTGAGCAGAAAAATTTCTTCGTTGTCGTCGATATTGACGGTGAAAATGCCATCGCCATTCTGCCGGAATGCTTCCTGAAACGCCTCGTTGCTGCGGGCAAGCAAATCGTTCAGCGCGATGCCTTCCAGTCGATGACCTTGATTCAATAATTGTCGCGCCGAATTATTGGCGTAGACAAAATGACCGTTGCTGCCGACCAGTGCCATCGCCACTGGGGTGTTCTGTACCATGGTGTCGAGCAGCAGTTCGCGCTGCACCAGTTGCAGGCGCTGCTCGCGCAGCGTTTGACCCAGCGCGTTGTGGGCATCGATCAACTGGCGCAGTTCATCATCGTAAGACCAATGTATGCCGAAGCTGTAATCGTGGTCGCGATAGCTGGTCACTGTCCCTGCCAGTGCACGAAACAACGAATGTATTGGCTGCAGAATGCGACGGCCTAACCAATACGCAACCGGTGCGGAAGCGAGCAGTAACAGCGGCAACGTGAGAGCCAATGGCCATGGCAACTGCATCAGCGCGACGGTCAACAGCGAAATGAACGCAGCAAATAACCACAGGCGCCAGAACAGGCGCCTGACAAGCGTGCGTCGAATCAGTTTTTGTTGGGTCGTGGCGTGTGACGGCAAGAGAAAAATGGTCCGTAGGCGTTTCAACGGATTCTAAGCGCTGGATTCTCTGCTGTATATGTGTGGGAATCAGTCGCGTTGAATGTCAAAGCGCTCCATGCGCCGATACAGCGCCTGGCGTGACAACCCCAAGCTTGATGCAGCACGACTGACGACGCCATTGGCTTGTGCCAAGGCTTGCTCGATGGTGGTCTTGTCCGGTTCATTGTCGCTGCTGCGCACGGCGGCGTTCAACGCACTCAAGCCCAAGTCTGCGGCGGAAATTGGTTGCTCCGGATTCAGCAGGCAGGCACGTTGGATGCTGTTTTTCAGTTCGCGAACATTACCGGGCCAGGTGTGTTTCAACAGCGCTTTGCGTGCCGAATCATCAAAGCGTCGACCGTTTGGTAAAAAGTTTTCAGCCAGTGGCAGGATATCGCCGGGCCGCTCGGCTAACGGCGGTAGATACACTTCAATGGCGTTCAAACGGTAATACAAATCCTCGCGGAACTGCCCGGCCTGAATCATCTGCGGCAAATCGGCGTTAGTGGCGCTGATGATGCGCACTTTTACCTGTTGCTCGCGATTGGAGCCGAGGCGGGCAAAGCGGCCGGTTTCCAATACTCGCAGCAATTTGATTTGACCGGATAGCGGCAGGTTACCGATCTCATCAAGAAAAAGCGTGCCGCCGTCGGCGGCGGCGAATTTGCCTTCGCGTGCCTTGTTGGCACCGGTGTAGGCGCCGGCTTCCGCACCGAATAATTCGGCTTCGATCAATTCGTTTGGCAGCGCGCCACAATTGATGCTAATGAAAGGACCGGACTTTACCGAAGAATTGGCTTGAATCACTTCAGCAATGCGTTCCTTGCCGGCGCCATTGGGGCCGGTAATCAACACCGGCACGTCGGCTTTGGCAATCTGCGTCGCCAGCGTCAGCACCCGTTCAGTGGTTGGATCGGCAAATACAAAACCGCGTAAATCAAAGCGAGTGCGCAATTCGTGTTGCCGTCTTCTGTCGGCGCGATTGCGTTCAGTCAGCTCGCGTGTGCTTTGGCTGAGTTCCAGCAGGTTTTCCACTGTCGCGAGCAGCCGATGATCATCCCAGGGTTTGGCCAGGTAATCGGCAGCGCCGGCTTTGATCAATTCAACGGCGGTTTCCAGATGGGTCCAAGCGGTCAGCAGAATGATCGGCATGTCCGGAAAAGAGGCGCGTATCGAGCGGAACAGTTCCCGGCCTTCATCACCGGAGGTGGTGTCGGCCGAGAAGTTCATGTCCTGAATAATCAGGTCGATGCTGTGATCTTGCAATGCCTGCAAACCGGCGGCAGGCGTGGTTGCCGAAATGGATTCGATATCGTGCAGCGATAGCAGCACATCGAGTGCCATCGACACCGACTCATTGTCATCAATAATCAAAATGGTCGGCATCGACTGCACACTCTCCGGGAATTATTTATACGCTACGGGTTGCTTCGGCGGCGGGTACGCTGGCGCCTTTCCAGGCCGGGCCGAGCACCGCGATAACGCCGAGCGCAACGAGCGTAACGATACCATAGGCGAGCAGCATCAGCGGTAGCCGTGATAACTCCATGACACTGACCAGCACATGGTTCAGCGACAAGGTCAGCCCCACACCAAGCAGAATGCCAAAGCCGCTGATCAATAAATTCTCGGTGATGAAATAGCGCAGAATGTCCTGCTTCATCGCACCGAGCGCACGACGGATACCAATTTGTTTACGGCGTTGATTGACCCACAGCGTTGCCATGCCGACGATACCGCTGGCGGTGATCAGCAGCATCAAACCCGTGACCGTCAGCAGCATATTCGACAGTGCATTTTCTGCGCGATAACGGCTTTCCCGGTACTCATCAATGCCGCGAGTTGACAGCACCACCCTATCATTGCGGAGAGTGCTCAACACATTTTCCGCCTCGGCCATGACCTTGGCGCGATCTTCTGCGGCTGTGCGCACCAGGTATTGGGAATAGCCCTGAAGAAAACGCGCAGGCAGAATCATGGAATATTCGGCTTGTTCACCAACCGGTGCATGTGGGCTTTGCAGTTTTTCGACAATTCCAACAATGGTTAGCGCCGGAGCTTCATCACCCGTGCCCCAATAAATGGTTTTCCCGACAAAACTGCTGGTCTCTGGAAACATTTTCTTCGCGGCGGCCAATGACAGTATGACGCTGTTAAGCTCTGGTAAGCTGCCATCATCCGGGTTGACGTCAATGATTTCGTTCTGATGAAACTCCCGGCCCTCAAGCAGATTCAATCCGAGTGTATCGACTAAGGAGCCGGGAATGATGTACTGCGCGGCGTTCAGCGTTTCGTTGCGTTGTGCGCGGTCGACCGCCAGACCGGTGGTCCAGTCCGATCGTGCCAATGGTGCCTGATTGGTCCAGGTTACTGATTTAACGCCGGGAATCGCGCGCAGCGCCGCCTCATCGGCAAGTTGCATATCCTTGACGTTGGTAATCTCGCGGAATGGCACCACGCGAGTCAAAAACACTTCGTCTTCAATAGCACCGCTTGGCCGTTTGGCCACTTCCAGCCGATCGCCAATGATATACAGCGCGTTGCACAGCACGGCTAGGGTCAGGGCGATTTGCAGGGCAATCAGCAGCGCGCCGGTTTTGTTACGCAGCAGGGCCGACAGGATAGGGCGGCATTCGAGAAACATATTCATTGCGACCACCTTATTGGGAT from Permianibacter aggregans harbors:
- the guaA gene encoding glutamine-hydrolyzing GMP synthase; translation: MSQDIHAHRILILDFGSQYTQLIARRIREIGVYCELWPWDAEEKAIREFAPNGIVLSGGPESVTESWTPRAASVVFELGVPVLGICYGMQTMAQQLGGRVEGGGKREFGYASVRVVGDCDLLHNIEDKINESGRGELDVWMSHGDKVVEAPPAFEIIAETDNCAIVGMADEGRRFYGLQFHPEVTHTHQGMRILERFVRDICGCEKNWTSSNIIEEAVRNIRAQVGSDEVILGLSGGVDSSVVAVLLHQAIGKQLTCVFVDHGLLRLHEGDQVMAMFAEHLGIKVIRVDAEDRFLSALAGVADPEQKRKIIGKLFVDVFQEESQKLTSAKWLAQGTIYPDVIESAGAKSGKAHVIKSHHNVGGLPKDMKMQLVEPLRELFKDEVRKIGLELGLPYNMLYRHPFPGPGLGVRVLGEVKKEYCDLLRKADAIFIDELRKADWYDKTSQAFAVFLPVKSVGVMGDGRKYDYVVAIRAVQTIDFMTAKWAHLPYELLETISNRIINEIPGISRVVYDVSGKPPATIEWE
- a CDS encoding GNAT family N-acetyltransferase, coding for MAVIDITDREGKLLEPEWLAKAESVHRQLRPHLPVDYVGTMRRVFVGGGRMAVAAEQQQVHGVAVWRCYENTVNGLFLYVDDLITDESLRSRGVGKQLLDHCRAIARHLGCNVFALDSGTQRTQAHKFYFREQMHISAFHFIEELK
- the tadA gene encoding tRNA adenosine(34) deaminase TadA gives rise to the protein MTDVDIDLPFMQRALQLAREAEAIGEVPVGALLVADGQVIGEGYNQPIRMNDPTAHAEIIALRAAAKHRGNYRLNDCTLYVTLEPCPMCAGALLQARVKRVVFAAHDKRAGAGGSVLQVLRHPQLNHICQLTPGVLADEAQQLLTQFFQNKRR
- the thpR gene encoding RNA 2',3'-cyclic phosphodiesterase encodes the protein MQQISLMGFEPAKPATDRLFLALFPPADVAANISSQLHRVCESSGINGRAVRTERLHLTLHHVGDFPGLPAETLRQAISAGEILAASPVEVMLDKVSCFDSNPRKPMLVLTGGDNEALRGLQQQLLRCLARYLPRFKPSTNFTPHVTILYGDPAQGCMRHAEQTIEPIRWQATEFVLVHSLLGKTVHRHLARWPLQN
- a CDS encoding sensor histidine kinase, which gives rise to MPSHATTQQKLIRRTLVRRLFWRLWLFAAFISLLTVALMQLPWPLALTLPLLLLASAPVAYWLGRRILQPIHSLFRALAGTVTSYRDHDYSFGIHWSYDDELRQLIDAHNALGQTLREQRLQLVQRELLLDTMVQNTPVAMALVGSNGHFVYANNSARQLLNQGHRLEGIALNDLLARSNEAFQEAFRQNGDGIFTVNIDDNEEIFLLSQRAFQLNGRPHTLILIRQLTAELRRQEVQTWKKVIRVISHELNNALAPIASLAHSGQELVRRQQYQRLDAIFETVAERARHLERFILGYAQFAKLPNPKKESIRWPAFITGLQQQSAFQLDGELPDSEASFDPAQLSQALLNLLKNAQESGSPDDEIKLSLQRQGNHWRIDIIDRGSGMSDTVLANALVPFYSTKRSGTGLGLALVREIIEAHNGKLSFANRDQGGLRVTIRLPV
- a CDS encoding sigma-54-dependent transcriptional regulator — protein: MPTILIIDDNESVSMALDVLLSLHDIESISATTPAAGLQALQDHSIDLIIQDMNFSADTTSGDEGRELFRSIRASFPDMPIILLTAWTHLETAVELIKAGAADYLAKPWDDHRLLATVENLLELSQSTRELTERNRADRRRQHELRTRFDLRGFVFADPTTERVLTLATQIAKADVPVLITGPNGAGKERIAEVIQANSSVKSGPFISINCGALPNELIEAELFGAEAGAYTGANKAREGKFAAADGGTLFLDEIGNLPLSGQIKLLRVLETGRFARLGSNREQQVKVRIISATNADLPQMIQAGQFREDLYYRLNAIEVYLPPLAERPGDILPLAENFLPNGRRFDDSARKALLKHTWPGNVRELKNSIQRACLLNPEQPISAADLGLSALNAAVRSSDNEPDKTTIEQALAQANGVVSRAASSLGLSRQALYRRMERFDIQRD
- a CDS encoding ABC transporter permease, which produces MNMFLECRPILSALLRNKTGALLIALQIALTLAVLCNALYIIGDRLEVAKRPSGAIEDEVFLTRVVPFREITNVKDMQLADEAALRAIPGVKSVTWTNQAPLARSDWTTGLAVDRAQRNETLNAAQYIIPGSLVDTLGLNLLEGREFHQNEIIDVNPDDGSLPELNSVILSLAAAKKMFPETSSFVGKTIYWGTGDEAPALTIVGIVEKLQSPHAPVGEQAEYSMILPARFLQGYSQYLVRTAAEDRAKVMAEAENVLSTLRNDRVVLSTRGIDEYRESRYRAENALSNMLLTVTGLMLLITASGIVGMATLWVNQRRKQIGIRRALGAMKQDILRYFITENLLISGFGILLGVGLTLSLNHVLVSVMELSRLPLMLLAYGIVTLVALGVIAVLGPAWKGASVPAAEATRSV